The following coding sequences are from one Triticum aestivum cultivar Chinese Spring chromosome 5A, IWGSC CS RefSeq v2.1, whole genome shotgun sequence window:
- the LOC123102115 gene encoding pentatricopeptide repeat-containing protein At1g11290, chloroplastic, protein MSAPAPAATLRHWTRLIQLAAASGSYTLCLRHYASLLAAGLRGGDASTFPSLAKSCAALRLPRLGRSIHAHALLSGAAGDVFVRTSLLDFYAKCASLPDARRLFDEMPTSSRTLVSWNCMVTAYSKASRLDEAVAMFNAMRGLGVSPGGGTLVGVLSGCSDSMATRNIGLPVYGYSLKSGLDEDLPVCNSVLTMLVRDDQLHAASLLFDSMHNKSVVSWSAMASGLLQTGDFNKVFALLNRMLGAGYRFDSVALLNLVSSTVLLGNLLVAKGVHALLIKSGFESEQDLVSSLVNLYAKCGDLEAAQEVFDAVHYKNVVLWTSMINGYVEGGRPDKALTMFDSMLRTDVQPNEATVSSVLSACADLGSAKQARKVEEHVVAIGLRSHLRVATGLIDTYCKCGSVELARKIFDVVAITSRDLPIWSAMINGYACNGEGSEALVLFSEMQKEGVQPDAIVFTHLLTACNYSGLIDEGLRCFRSMTEEYGIEPSIEHYMCITDLLCKSGQISIAKEFFKKIPVQLQNQVLAPIVSACSSHCADSSIDSVSEELLNLDPQDSGHCVLMSNMLSCLGNWKKATTYRMLLSKKGLVKEPGRSCIELSA, encoded by the coding sequence ATGAGCGccccggccccggcggccaccctCCGCCACTGGACCCGCCTGATCCAGCTCGCCGCCGCGTCCGGGTCCTACACTCTCTGCCTCCGGCACTACGCCTCGCTCCTCGCCGCGGGGCTGCGCGGCGGTGACGCCTCCACCTTCCCTTCCCTCGCCAAGTCCTGCGCCgcgctccgcctcccgcgcctcggcCGCTCCATCCACGCGCACGCCCTCCTCTCCGGCGCCGCCGGCGACGTCTTCGTCCGCACCTCGCTGCTCGACTTCTACGCCAAGTGCGCGTCcctccccgacgcgcgccgcctgttcgacgaaatgcccacCAGCAGCCGGACCCTCGTGTCCTGGAACTGCATGGTCACCGCGTACAGCAAGGCCTCTCGTCTCGACGAGGCCGTCGCCATGTTCAACGCGATGCGGGGCCTAGGGGTGAGCCCCGGCGGGGGCACGCTCGTCGGCGTGCTGTCTGGGTGCTCTGACTCCATGGCCACGAGAAATATTGGCTTGCCCGTGTATGGATATAGCCTCAAATCTGGCCTTGACGAGGATTTGCCGGTCTGCAACTCGGTGCTCACTATGCTTGTCCGTGATGACCAGCTGCATGCTGCGTCCTTGTTGTTTGACTCTATGCACAACAAGTCTGTAGTTTCTTGGAGCGCAATGGCATCAGGACTCTTGCAGACGGGCGACTTTAACAAAGTGTTTGCTTTGCTCAACCGTATGCTGGGTGCTGGGTACAGATTCGATTCGGTCGCCCTTCTTAATCTTGTCTCATCCACTGTTCTGCTAGGGAACCTGTTAGTGGCCAAGGGTGTGCATGCTCTTCTGATCAAGAGTGGTTTTGAGTCCGAGCAAGATCTTGTGTCATCATTGGTTAACTTGTATGCCAAGTGTGGGGATCTTGAGGCTGCTCAGGAGGTCTTCGATGCGGTTCACTATAAGAATGTGGTGCTGTGGACTTCGATGATAAATGGATATGTTGAAGGTGGCCGTCCGGACAAGGCGTTGACAATGTTCGACAGCATGTTGCGCACAGATGTACAGCCGAATGAGGCAACAGTTTCATCTGTTCTTTCCGCCTGTGCTGATTTGGGGTCTGCTAAGCAGGCGAGGAAGGTTGAGGAGCATGTGGTAGCAATCGGACTGCGGTCACACCTGCGAGTCGCTACCGGACTGATAGACACGTACTGCAAATGTGGGAGCGTTGAGCTGGCTAGGAAAATATTTGATGTGGTTGCCATTACCAGTAGAGACTTACCCATCTGGAGTGCCATGATTAATGGATATGCTTGCAACGGAGAAGGCAGTGAAGCTCTCGTCCTTTTCAGCGAGATGCAAAAGGAAGGTGTTCAACCAGATGCCATTGTCTTTACCCATCTGTTAACAGCATGCAATTATTCTGGTTTAATAGATGAAGGCCTTCGATGTTTTCGCAGCATGACAGAGGAATATGGTATTGAACCATCTATTGAGCACTATATGTGCATAACTGATTTGCTATGTAAGTCTGGTCAAATTAGTATCGCTAAGGAGTTCTTTAAGAAGATCCCTGTTCAGTTACAGAATCAGGTTTTGGCTCCTATAGTAAGTGCATGCAGTTCTCATTGTGCCGATTCTTCGATTGATTCAGTATCAGAGGAATTACTTAACCTGGACCCTCAAGATTCTGGTCACTGTGTCTTAATGTCTAATATGCTCAGTTGTTTGGGGAATTGGAAGAAGGCGACAACCTATAGGATGCTACTAAGCAAGAAAGGTTTAGTCAAGGAACCTGGAAGGAGTTGTATTGAACTGAGTGCCTAA